One window of Melospiza georgiana isolate bMelGeo1 chromosome 11, bMelGeo1.pri, whole genome shotgun sequence genomic DNA carries:
- the RPN1 gene encoding dolichyl-diphosphooligosaccharide--protein glycosyltransferase subunit 1 codes for MAGLPCRLLLLCLAAAATSADLVLEEVRRSLDLSTHLAKISAELSLANAPGGAAASTFLLALEPGLEPRLAHLGVQVKGEEEEENALEVKETKVKGKSGKFFSVKLPSPLAPGAKVRVSVEMVFTHVLQPYPTHITQSEKQFVVFEGNHYFYSPYVTKSQTTRVKLASRNVESYTKLGNPSRTEDTIEYGPFKDIPPYSQDTLKVHYENNSPFLTITSMTRVIEVSHWGNIAVEETVDLKHTGAVLKGPFSRYDYQRQPDSGISSVKSFKTILPAAAQDVYYRDEIGNISTSHLLVLDDSVEMEIRPRFPLFGGWKTHYIIGYNLPSYEYLYNLGDQYALKMRFVDHVFDEQVTDSLTVKIVLPEGAKNIHVDSPYEINRASDELHYTYLDTFGRPVIVAHKSNLVEQHIQDIVVHYTFNKILMLQEPLLVVGAFYILFFTVIVYVRLDFSITKDPAAEARMKVACITEQVLTLVNKRLGLYRHFDEAVNKYKQSRDISTLNSGKKSLEMEHKALTSEIASLQSKLKTEGSDLCDKVSEIQKLDGQVKELVLKSSVEAERLVAGKLKKDTYIENEKMHSNKRQDLVSKIDNILDAL; via the exons ATGGCGGGGCTGCCGTGCcgcctgctgctcctctgcctggcGGCCGCCGCCACCAGCGCCGATctggtgctggaggaggtgCGGCGCTCGCTGGACCTCAGCACGCACCTGGCCAAGATCTCGGCCGAGCTCAGCCTCGCCAATGCGCCGGGCGGCGCGGCCGCCTCCACCTTCTTGCTGGCGCTGGAACCCGGGCTGGAGCCCCGGCTAGCCCACCTGGGCGTGCAG GTAAaaggtgaggaagaggaggagaacgCCTTGGAAGTGAAAGAGACCAAAGTTAAGGGCAAAAG TGGCAAGTTCTTCTCGGTGAAGCTGCCCTCTCCTTTGGCCCCAGGAGCCAAGGTCCGTGTCTCTGTTGAAATGGTTTTCACACACGTCTTGCAGCCCTATCCCACCCACATCACCCAAAGTGAGAAGCAGTTTGTGGTCTTTGAAGGAAATCACTATTTTTACTCACCGTACGTCACCAAATCTCAAACAACCCGCGTCAAGCTGGCCTCCAGGAACGTGGAGAGTTACACCAAGCTGGGCAACCCTTCCCGCACTGAGGACACGATTGAATATGGCCCCTTCAAGGACATCCCTCCATACAGCCAG GACACTCTGAAGGTGCACTATGAAAATAACAGTCCCTTCCTGACCATCACCAGCATGACACGAGTGATTGAGGTGTCTCACTGGGGTAACATTGCTGTTGAAGAGACAGTTGATTTGAAGCacacaggagcagtgctgaaagGGCCTTTCTCCAGATACGACTACCAGAGACAGCCAGACAGTGGGATCTCTTCTGTCAAGTCTTTTAAG ACCattctcccagctgctgctcaggatgtcTATTACAGAGATGAGATTGGGAACATCTCCACCAGCCACCTTCTTGTCCTGGATGACTCTGTGGAGATGGAGATCCGTCCCCGATTCCCGCTCTTTGGGGGCTGGAAAACCCATTACATCATTGGCTACAACCTGCCAAGCTACGAATACCTCTACAATCTTG GTGATCAGTATGCCCTGAAGATGAGGTTTGTTGACCATGTGTTTGATGAGCAAGTTACAGACTCTCTGACTGTCAAGATTGTCCTGCCAGAAGGAGCCAA gaatatccATGTGGATAGCCCCTATGAAATCAATCGTGCCTCAGATGAACTTCACTACACATATCTGGACACTTTTGGACGTCCTGTTATTGTGGCACACAAGAGCAACCTGGTggagcagcacatccaggacATCGTG GTTCATTACACCTTCAACAAAATCCTGATGCTGCAAGAGCCTCTCTTGGTAGTTGGAGCCTTTTACATCTTGTTCTTCACTGTGATTGTGTATGTCAGGCTGGATTTCTCCATCACCAAG GATCCAGCTGCTGAGGCCAGGATGAAGGTTGCCTGCATCACAGAGCAGGTGCTCACTCTGGTGAACAAGAGGCTGGGGCTGTACCGCCACTTCGATGAAGCAGTGAATAAATACAAGCAGTCACGGGACATCTCCACCCTCAACAGTGGCAAAAAGTCTTTGGAGATGGAGCACAAGGCCCTGACAAGTGAAATAGCCTCTCTGCAGTCTAAACTGAAGACAGAAGGCTCTGACTTATGTGATAAA gtgagTGAGATTCAGAAGCTGGATGGGCAGGTGAAGGAGCTGGTGCTGAAGTCGTCGGTGGAGGCGGAGCGGCTGGTGGCAGGCAAGCTGAAGAAGGACACGTACATCGAGAACGAGAAGATGCACTCCAACAAGCGCCAGGACCTGGTCTCCAAAATCGACAACATCCTCGATGCACTCTAA